In Natrinema sp. SYSU A 869, the following proteins share a genomic window:
- a CDS encoding aldo/keto reductase, which yields MLDQDAYRLGFGTYSLTDEDGIDALVTAIESGYRHLDTARLYGNEEEVGEAIARADVDRDDLFVATKIAHFEEPEKTPEYVRNGVEESLSRLGIETIDLLYHHWPRGQDDIETVLPVFNDLVDAGQVERVGVSNYTPTDLELADDLLEQSPYAVQAEMHPFLPQDDLRAAVRDRDAYFIAYSPIAQGEVFDTPEISAVADKHDVNEAVVSLAWLLSKDGVVPIPRSKSSEHIRSNHGALRLELDDEDIERIDAIDRRLRCEDPDWMEWE from the coding sequence ATGCTCGATCAAGACGCATACAGGCTCGGATTCGGAACGTACAGTCTCACCGACGAGGACGGGATCGACGCCCTCGTGACGGCGATTGAGTCGGGGTACCGCCACCTCGATACCGCCCGTCTGTACGGCAACGAAGAAGAGGTCGGCGAGGCCATCGCTCGTGCCGATGTCGATCGCGATGACCTGTTCGTCGCCACGAAGATCGCCCATTTCGAGGAGCCGGAGAAGACGCCAGAGTATGTTCGAAACGGCGTCGAGGAGAGCCTCTCTCGGCTCGGGATCGAGACGATCGATCTGCTATACCACCACTGGCCCCGCGGCCAGGACGACATCGAGACCGTGCTCCCCGTCTTCAACGACCTCGTCGATGCGGGACAGGTCGAGCGCGTCGGCGTAAGCAACTATACGCCCACCGATCTGGAGCTCGCCGACGATCTCCTCGAGCAATCGCCGTATGCGGTCCAGGCCGAGATGCACCCGTTCCTGCCACAGGACGACCTCCGCGCGGCCGTTCGAGATCGCGACGCGTACTTCATCGCCTACTCCCCGATTGCGCAGGGCGAAGTGTTCGATACCCCTGAAATCTCGGCCGTCGCAGACAAACACGACGTGAACGAGGCCGTGGTCAGTCTGGCCTGGCTCCTGTCGAAAGACGGCGTCGTTCCGATTCCTCGATCGAAGTCGTCCGAACACATCCGGAGCAATCACGGAGCGCTCAGACTCGAGCTGGACGACGAGGATATCGAACGGATCGACGCCATCGATCGACGGCTCCGCTGTGAGGATCCCGATTGGATGGAGTGGGAGTGA
- a CDS encoding Gfo/Idh/MocA family oxidoreductase has product MKIGVIGVGAIAQIMHVPYLAELPKADIHAIADPGENVVETFGDRYNVSHRYTESTALIEDQADTLDGVVITTPMHTHAEVAVAALEADLHTFVEKPVAVTPDDAQQVIDAAAETDAVCMVGYMKRFDPGFQKFRAEVNELSEIDLVTSTVIPPDVGAVIEENYDIVYADLDDAFIEESNSKRRQQVEAAVGTDDEMLTKAYEYHLESICHDINALRSAFGSVERIDHVDVFKGWKYVTAQLRYEGDRRCILESGATDRKWYDERIHADAPEGSASIEFSNAFIKNTPSDVRTKLGMDETTETQYTPSSDEPFKRELRHFLECMEGEAEPRTPPEESKRDVELIADLIRTYDKEGEASSVSR; this is encoded by the coding sequence ATGAAGATCGGAGTCATCGGTGTCGGCGCTATCGCACAGATTATGCACGTTCCGTACCTCGCGGAACTGCCGAAGGCGGATATCCACGCAATCGCGGACCCCGGCGAGAACGTGGTCGAGACGTTCGGCGATCGATACAACGTCTCTCATCGGTACACGGAAAGTACGGCGCTGATCGAAGATCAGGCCGACACGCTCGACGGCGTAGTCATTACGACGCCGATGCACACCCACGCGGAGGTTGCCGTCGCCGCCCTCGAGGCGGATCTGCACACGTTCGTCGAGAAACCGGTCGCCGTGACGCCCGACGACGCCCAGCAGGTGATCGATGCGGCCGCGGAGACGGATGCGGTCTGCATGGTCGGCTATATGAAGCGCTTCGATCCCGGCTTCCAGAAGTTCCGGGCCGAAGTGAACGAGCTATCGGAGATCGATCTCGTCACGAGCACCGTCATTCCGCCGGACGTCGGAGCGGTCATCGAGGAGAACTACGACATCGTCTACGCAGACCTCGACGATGCGTTCATCGAAGAGAGCAACTCGAAACGCCGCCAGCAGGTCGAGGCAGCCGTCGGAACCGACGACGAGATGCTCACGAAAGCCTACGAGTATCACCTCGAGAGCATCTGCCACGACATCAACGCGCTCCGGTCCGCGTTCGGATCGGTCGAACGGATCGACCACGTCGACGTGTTCAAGGGCTGGAAGTACGTCACCGCCCAACTCCGGTACGAGGGAGACCGCCGGTGTATCCTCGAGTCCGGCGCGACCGATCGGAAGTGGTACGACGAGCGCATTCACGCCGACGCCCCCGAGGGATCGGCGTCGATCGAGTTCTCGAACGCATTCATCAAGAACACCCCGTCGGACGTCCGCACCAAACTCGGCATGGACGAGACGACGGAGACGCAGTACACCCCGTCGTCGGACGAGCCGTTCAAACGCGAGCTCCGACACTTCCTCGAGTGTATGGAGGGGGAAGCCGAGCCCCGGACACCGCCGGAAGAGTCGAAGCGAGACGTCGAACTCATCGCCGATCTCATCCGAACGTACGACAAGGAGGGCGAGGCGAGTAGCGTCAGCCGATAG